TCAACTGCTGAATGTTCAGGCGTTTCCTCAACTTCAATGGTATTGCATGAAATTTCTCGAGGTTTCTCGTCAACTAGTTGTTCAGGTGTCCCTTCAACTGCTGGTTTGCTAGGTTTCTCTGGTTCTTCGAGTTTCTCCTCAATTTTTGGTTCTTCGGGTTTCTCCTCGATGGCAAGTTCTTCCCGTTTCTCTTCAACTGTCGATTCCTTGAGTTTCTCTTCAACTGCTGAATCTTCGGGTTTTTCCTCAATTTCAGCAAAATCATTGTCGGTATTGCATGAAATTTCATTGCCAGTCTTATCATTTGAGTCCACAACATGCTTATTCTGCTAGAAGAAAGTTTCACTTAATTTTTCAATAGATAAGCAGATGTGAATTCATTGCACATACATAACTATTAGGATGGACAACTTTGTGACAGTGTTTGATCCTCACCTTTTCGAGGGGCGTTACCTTTTCAGCTGCTGCTTTCTCTAGTTTCTCTTCAACAACTACTTCTTCATGTTTCTCTTCAGCTACTTGTTTGTCAGGTGTTTCTTCCCGTGCTGGTTTATCAACTGTTTCTTCCCCTGCAACTGGTTCGTCAAGCTTTTCTTCAACTACTAATTTTTCAGGTGTCTCCTCAACCATTAGTTCTTCGAATTTCTCCGATACAACTGGTTCTTTAGGTTTCTCTTTCAGTGCTAGTtcctcatattttttttctattactaTTTCTTCATGTTTTTCCTCAACAGCTGAATAGTCAGAAACATCACTGTTGTCGTTGCACAGAATTTCACCATTAATCTTGTCTGTTGAGTGACTTGAGTCCGTATCTGGCATATTCTACAAGAAGAATTTAAAGATTCACTAAGACTTTTAATAGATAAGTAGATGCAAATTCCTTGCATGTAGAGAGCTGATAGGATGGTAAACTCTGCGACAGTGCTCGATTACCTTTTCCAAGAGAGTCACCGTTTCAACTGCTTGTTTTTCAGATTTCTGTTCAATAGCTAGTTCTTCCGGTGTCTCTTCAACTGCTGGTTTGTTGGGTTTCTCTTCAACTGTTAGGTCTTCAGGTGTTTCCGCTCTTGCTTGCTCTTCAAGTGTTTCTTCAATTGCCAATTTTTGAAGTTTCTCATTTATAACTGGTTCTTCAGGTTTATCCTCAACAATTGGTTCCTCATGTTTTTCCTCAACCATTGGTTCTTCAGTTTTTTCCTCAACTGCTGGATAGTCAGCAACATCAATGTTGGTATTGCATGGAGTTTCAGTGTCAGTCTTCCCGTTTGAATCTATAGCTGACATATCCTGcaagaaaaatttaaagttttactTAGTCTTCCAATAGATAAACATATGTGAATTGTTGCACATACATAACTAATAGTACAGTTAAAGCTTGTGATTGTACTTGATCCTTACCTCTTCCAACAAAGTTACCTTTTCAGGTTTCTCTTCGATTACTAGTTTCTCAAGGTTCTTTTCATCTGCTAGATCTTCAGGTGTTTCTTCAACTACAGGTTCTTCAGATTTCTCTTCAACTGTTGGTTCTTCAAGTTTCTCCTCGAAAACTTGttcttcagtttttttttcCACAGCCGGTTCTTCAGGTTTCTCTGTCACTGCTGGTTCATCAGTTTTTTCATTAACCGCTGGTTCTTCACGTTTCTCTTCAATCActtgtttttcatgtttttctttAACTACCTGTACTTCAGCTTTATCTTCAACTGTTGGATAGTAAGCAACATCGTTGTTTGAATTGCCTAGAATTTCACTGTCAATCTTGTCCTTTGAGTCTACAATTGGCATATTCTGCAAGAGAagttcaaaaattcaatttaatCTTCCAATAGATTGGCATATGTGAGTTCGTTGCACATATAAAGCTATTAGAATGGATAAACTTTGTGACATTGTTTTATCCTCACCTTCTCTAGGAGAGTTTCCATTTCTggtttctcctcttcaattgCTGGTTTGTCATGTTTCTCTTCAACAGCTATCTCTTCAGAGGTCTCTTCAACCATTGGTTCTTCAGGTTTCTCTTCAAGTGGTAGTTCTTCAGGTGTTTCCTCCCCTGCTAGCTCTTCATGTGTTTCTTTAGTTGTTGgttcttcaagtttctcttCAACAGTTGGTTCTTTAGGTTTCTCTTCAACTGGTTCTTCAGATTTCTCCTCAATTGTTGGTTCTTCAGGTTTCTCCATAATTGCTGGTATATCAAGTTTCTCTTCAATAACCGGTTTTTCCACAGCTGCTGGTTTTTCAGGGTTTTTCTCATCTTCTAGAAAGTGAGCAGCATCGTTGCTAGTATTGCAGGGAATTTTATTGTCAGTTTTTTCCTTCGAGTCTGCAACTAGCAAATTCTGTAAGAAGAATTTTAAGTTTCACTTAGTCTTTCAGTAGATAAGCAGATGTAAATTGTTGTACATACATAACTAATAGGACAGATAAACTTTATGACAGTGCTTGACCCTTGCCTTATCCAAAAGAGTTACCTTTTCTGGTTTCTCCTCTTCACTTGTTGGTTCTTCAGGTTTCACCTCTTCAACTGCTGGCTCTTCAGGTTTTTCTTCACATGCTAGTTCATTAGGTGTTTCTTCCCGTGTTGATTCTTTGGGTGTCTCTTCAGTTACTGTCTTTTCAGGTTTCTCTTCAACCTTTGGTTCTTCAAGTTTCTCCTCAGCCGATGGTTCTTCAAATTTCTCCTCCACAGTTGGTTTTTCACGTTCTTCTTCAACTGCCAGTTCTTCAAGTTTTTTCTCAACCGCTGGTTCTTCAGGCTTCTCCATAACAGCCAATACTTCAGATTTTTCTTCAATCATTGTTTCATCATGTTCTTTTTCAACTACTAGTTCTTGAGGTTTTTCCTCGACTGATTCATAGTCAGCAATATCATTGTTGGTATTGCAAGGAATTGCATTATCTATCTTGTCCTTTGGGTCTTCCATTGGGAAATTCTGCAAGAAATTTAGAGTTCTACTTAGTATTTAAATAGATAAACATATGTAAATTCGTTGCACATATAAAGCCTAATTTGATGAATAAACTTTGTGACAATATTTAATCCTGACCTTCTCTAGAAGAGCTTCTGTTTCAGGTTTCTCCTCTTCAACAATTAGTTCTTTAGGTGTCTTTTCAACCGTTGGTTCTTCAGTTTTCTCTTCAAGTGCTAATTCTTCAGGTGTTTCCTCCCCTTCTAGCTCTTCAGGTGTTTCTTCAGCCACTGGTTCTTGAGGTTCCTCCTCAACCACTGGTTCTTCAGGTTTCTCCTTAACCGCTGGTACATCAAGTTTCTCTTCAATAGTTGGTTCTTCAGGTTTTTCTTCAACTACTGACTCTTCAAGATTTTCCTCAACTTGTGGAGGGTGAGCAACATCATTATTGGTATTGCATGGAGTTTCACTGCCAGTTTTGTCGTTTGAGTCTACAACTATCATATTCTGCGAAAGAATTTAATGTTTCACTTAGTCTATCAATGAAGAAGCAGATGTGAATCATTGCACATACATAACTAATAAGATGGATAAACTTTGTGACAGTGCTTGACCCTCACCTTTTCCAAAAGAGCTACCTTTTTGGATGTCTCCTCTTCAAGTGCTGGTTTCTCTTCAAATAATAGTTCGTTAGGTGTTTCTTCCCGTTTTGGTTCTTCAGGTGCTTCTTCAGTTATTGGTTTTGCAGCTTTCTCCTCAATTGTCTCCTCAACCAATGGTTCTTTAAGCTTCTCTTCCATTGTTGTTTCTTTAGGTTTCTCTTCAATTGCCGGTGGTTCAGGTTTTTTCTCATCCACTGGTTCTTCTGGCTTCTCTGAAACCGCTGTTTCTTCTGATTTCTCTTCAATTGCTTGTTCTTCATGTTTTTTTTCAACTACTGGCTCTTCAGTTTTTTCCTCAACTGATGCATAGTCAGCAATGTCGTTGTTGGTATTGCATGGAATTGCATTGTCTGTCTTGTCCTTTGAGTTTACAATTGACAAATTATGCAAGAAAAGTTTAAGTTTCATTTAGTCTTTCAACAGATAAACTTATGTAAATTCGTTGCACATATAAAGCTAATATGATGGATAGTTTTTATGACAGTGTTTATTTGTCACCTTCTCCTGAAGAGCTTCCGTTTCAGGTTCTTCCTCTTCAATTGCTggtttttcatctttcttttcaaCAACTAGTTCTTCAGATGTGTCTTCAACTGTTGGTTCTTCAGGTTTCTCTTCAAGAGCTAGTTCTTCAGGTGTTTCCTCCCCTGCAAGCTCTTCAGGTGTTTCTATAGTCGCCGGTTCTTCAGGTTTCTCTGTAATTGCTAGTTCAGGTTTCTCCTCAACTGGTACTTCAGATTTCTCCTCAAATGTTGGTTCTTCAGGTTTCTCCTTAATAGCTGGTACACCAGGTTTCTCTTCAATGAGTGGTTCTTCAGTTTTTTCTTCAACTGCCGATTCTTCAGGATTTTCCTCACTGTCTGGAGAGTGTGCAACATCATTATTGGTATTGCATGGGATTTCACTGCCAGTTTTTTCGTTCGAGTCTACAATTAGCATATTCTGCAAAAAGAATTTAATGTTTCACTTAGCCTTTCAATAAAGATGCAGATGTGAATCATAGTACATACATAACTAACAAAATGGATAAACTTTGTGATAGTGCTTGACCCTTACCTTTTCCAAAAGAGTTACCTTTTCAGGTTTCTCCTCTTCCATGGCTGGTTCTTCATGTATCTCTTCAAATGCTAGTTCCTTAGGTGTTTCTTCAATTACTTGTTTTTCAGGTTTCTCCTCAATTTTTGGTTCTTTGATTGTCTCCTCAACTGATGGTACTTCAAGCTTTTCTCCCACGGTTGGTTTTTCAGGTTTCTCTTCAACTGTCGGTTGTTCAGGTATTTTCTCAACCGCTGGTTCTTCTGGTTTCCCCGAAACCCTTGATTCTTTagatttttcttcaattgcTGATTCTTCAGATATCTCTTCAACTATTGGTTCTTCAGTTTTTTCCTCAACTGATGCATAGTCAGCAATGTCATTGTTGGTATTGCATGGAATTGCATTGTCTATTGTGTTCTTTGAGTTTACAATTGGAAAATTCTGCAAGAAAATTTAAAGTTTCATTTAGTCTTTCAATAGATAAACATGTAAATGCGTTGCACATATAAAGCTAATATGTTGAATAAACTTTGTGAGTGTTAATTCTCACCTTCTCTTTAAGAGCTTCCATTTCAGGTTCCTCCTCTTCAATTGCAGGTTTTTCAACTTTCTCTTCAACAACTAGCTCTTCAGATGTATCTTCAACCGTTGGTTCTTCAGGTTTCTCTTCAAGTGCTAGTTCTTCAGGTGTTTCTATAGCTGCCGGTTCTTGAGGTTTCTCTTCAGTCGCCGGTTCTTGAGGTTTCTCCTCAGCTGGTACTTCAGATTTCTCCTCAAATGTTGGTTCTTCAGGTTTCTCCTCAACTGCTGGTACATCAGGTTTCTCTTCAATGACtagttcttcattttttatttcatctgCCGGTTCTTCAGGATTTTCCTCAATGTCTGGAGAGTGAGCAACATCATTATTGGTATTGCATGGAATTTCACTGCCAGTTTTGGTGTTCGAGTCTACAATTAGCATATTCTGCAAAAAGACTTTAATGTTTCACTTAGCCTTTCAAAAGAAGAGCATGTGAATCACTGTACATGCATAACTAACAAAATGGATAAACTTTGTGATAGTACTTGACCCTTACCTTTTCCAAAAGAGTTACCTTTTCAGGTTTCTCCTCTTTCATTGCTGACTCTTTATGTATCTCTTCTAATGCTAGTTCCTTGGGTGTTTCTTCAGTTACTTGTTTATCAGGTTTCTCCTCAATTTTTAGTTCTTTGATCGTCTCCTCAACTGATGGTTCTTCAAGCTTTTCTCCCACTGTTGGTGTTTCAGGTTTCTCTTCGATTGTCGGTTGTTCAGGTATTTTCTCAACCGGTGGTTCTTCTGGTTTCTCCAAAACCCTTGATTCTTCAGATTTCTCTTCAATAGCTGATTCTTCAGATATCTCTTCTACTTCTGGTTCTTCAGTATTTTCCTCAGCTGATGCATAGTCAGCAATGTCATTGTTGGTATTGCATGGAATTGCATTGTCTGTTGTGTTCTTTGAGTTTACAATTGGCAAATTCTGCAAGAAAATTTGAAGTTCCATTTAGTCTTTCAATGGATGAAACATATTTAAATTCATTGCACTTATAAAGTTAATATGCTGAATAAACTTTGTGACAGTGTTAATTGTCACCTTCTCCTGAAGAGCTTCCATTTCAGGTTCCTCCTCTTCAATTGCTGGTTTTTCATCTTTCTCTTCAACAACTAGCTCTTCAGATGTATCTTCTACTGTTAGTTCTTCAGGTTTCCCTTCAAGTGCTAGTTCTTCAGCTGTTTCTATAGCTGCCGGTTTTTCAGGTTTCTCTTCAGTCGCTGGTTCTTGAGGTTTCTCCTCAGCTGGTACTTCAGATTTCTCCTCAAATTTTGGTTCTTCAGGTTTCTCCTCAACTGCTGGTACATCAGGTTTCTCTTCAATGACTggttcttcattttttatttcaactgCCGATTCTTCAGGATTTTCCTTGATGTCTGGAGAGTGAGCAACATCATTATTGGTATTGCATGGAATTTCACTGCCAGTTTTGGTGTTCGAGTCTACAATTAGCATATCCTGCAAAAGGAATTTAATGTTTCACCTAGCCTTTCAAAAAAAGAGCATGTGAATCACAGTACATGCATAACTAACAAAATGGATAAACTTTGTTATTATACTTGACCCTTACCTTTTCCGAAAGAGTTACCTTTTCATGTTTCTCCTCTTCAACGGTTGGTTCGTCATGTTTCTCTTCAAATGATAGTTCCTTAGTTGTTCCTTCAGGTTTCTCCTCAATTGTTGGTTCTTTGGTTGTCTCTCCAACCAATGGTTCTTCAAGCTTTTCTCCTCCAACTGTTGGGTTTTCAGGTTTCTCTTCAATTGTCGGCTGTTTAGGTATTTTCTCAACCTCTGGTTCTTCTGGTTTCTCCAAAACCCTTGATTCTTCAGATTTCTCTTCAATAGCTGATTCTTCAGATTTCTCTTCAACTACTGGTTCTTCAGTTTTTTCCTCAACTAATGCATAGTTAGCAATGTCATTGTTGGTATTGCATGGAATTGCATTGTCTGTATTGTCCTCTGCGTTTACAATCGGCAATTTCTGCAAGAAAATTTAAAGTTTCATTTTGTCTTTAAATAgataaacatatattaattCGTTGCACTTATAATGTTAATATGCTGAATAAACTTTGTGACAGTGTCAATTGTCACCTTCTCCTGAAGAGCATCCGTTTCAGGTTCCTCCTCTTTAATTGCTGGTTTTTCATCTTTCTCTTCAACAACTAGCTCTTCAGATGTATCTTCAACTGTTAGTTCTTCAGGTTTCCCTTCAAGTGCTAGTTCTTCAGCTGTTTCTATAGCTGCCTGTTTTTCAGGTTTCTCTTCAGTCGCCGGTTCTTGAGGTTTCTCTTCAGCTGGTACTTCAGATTTCTCCTCAAATTTTGGTTCTTCAGGTTTCTCCTTAACTGCTGGTACATCAGGTTTCTCTTCAATGACTggttcttcattttttatttcaactgCCGATTCTTCAGGATTTTCCTTGATGTCTGGAGAGTGAGCAACATCATTATTGGTATTGCATGGAATTTCACTGCCAGTTTTGGTGTTCGAGTCTACAATTAGCATATCCTGCAAAAAGAATTTAATGTTTCACCTAGCCTTTCAAAAAAAGAGCATGTGAATCACAGTACATGCATAACTAACAAAATGGATAAACTTTGTTATTATACTTGACCCTTACTTTTTCCAAAAGAGTTACCTTTTcaagtttctcctcttctacGGTTGGTTCGTCATGTTTCTCTTCAAATGATAGTTCCTTGGGTGTTTCTTCAGTTACTGTTTTTTCAGGTTTCTCCTCAATTGTTGGTTCTTTGGTTGTCTCTCCAACCAATGGTTCTTCAAGCTTTTCTCCTCCAACTGTTGGGTTTTCAGGTTTCTCTTCAATTGTCGGCTGTTTAGGTATTTTCTCAACCTCTGGTTCTTCTGGTTTCTCCAAAACCCTTGATTCTTCAGATTTCTCTTCAATAGCTGATTCTTCAGATTTCTCTTCAACTACTGGTTCTTCAGTTTTTTCCTCAACTAATGCATAGTTAGCAATGTCATTGTTGGTATTGCATGGAATTGCATTGTCTGTATTGTCCTCTGCGTTTACAATCGGCAATTTCTGCAAGAAAATTTAAAGTTTCATTTTGTCTTTAAATAgataaacatatattaattCGTTGCACATATAAAGCTTATATGGTGGATTAACTTTGTGACAGTATTTAATCCTCACCTTCTCCTGAAGAGCTTTCCTAACAAGTTCCTTCTCTTCAATAGCTGTTTCTTCATCTTTCTCTTCAAGAACTAGTTCTTCAGGTGTCTCTTCAAGTGCTAGTTCTTCAGGTGCTTCCTCCTTTGTTAGCTCTTCAACTGTTTCTTTAGCTGCCGCTTCTTCAGGTCTCTCTTTAGACGCCGGTTCTTGAGGTTTCTCCTCAACTAGTACTTCAGATTTCTCCTCAAATGTTGGTTCTTCAGGTTTCTCCTTAACTGCTGGTACACCAGGTTTCTGTTCAATGACTGATTCTTCAGTTTTTTCTTCAACTGCCGATTCTTCAGGATTTTCCTCAATGTCTGGAAAGTGAGCAACATCATTACCGGTATTGCATGGAATTTCACTACCAGTTTTGTCGTTCAAGTCTACAATTAGCATATTCTGCAAAATGAAGTTAATGTTTACTTTGCCTTCCAATAAAGAAGCAGATGTTAATCACAGTACATACATGACTAACAAAATGGATAAACTTTGTGATAGTGCTTGACCCTTACTTTTTCAGGTTTCTCCTCTTCAACGGCTGGTTCTTCATGTTTCTCTCCAACTGCTGGTTTTTCAGGTTTCTCTTCAACTGTCGGTTCAGTTTTTTTCTCAACCACTAGTTCTTCAAGCTTCTCCGAAACAACTGATTCTTCAGATTTATCTTCAATTGCTAATTCTTCATGTGTTTTTCCAACTGCTGGTTCGTCAGGTTTTTCCTCAACTGATGCATAGTTAGCAATATCATTATTGGTGGTATTGCATGGAATTGCATTGTCTATCCTGTCCTTTGAGTCTACAATTGGCAAATTCTGCAAGAAAATTGAAGTTTCACTTAGTCTTTTGACAGATAAACAGATGTAAATTCATTGCACATATAAAGCTAATATGATGGATAGACTTTGTGGTAAGTGTTTAATCTTCACCTTCTCCAGAAGCCCTTCTGTTAAAggtttctcctcctccattacTGCTGGTTTTTCAGGTATGTCTTCAACCATTGGTTCTTCAGGTTTCTCTTCAAATGCTAGTTCTTCATGTGTTTCCTCCCCTGCTAGCTCTTCATGTGTTTCTTTCGCTGTCCGTTCCTTAGGTTTCTCTTCAGCCGCTGGTTCTTCAGGTTTCTCCTCAACCATTGGTTCTTCAGGTTTCTCTTTAATCTCTGATCCATCACGTTTCTCTTCAAAAATTGGGTTTTCTGGTTTTTCTTCAACTGCTGGTTCTTCGGTTATTTTCTCAGTTTTTGGATAGTGAGCAGCATCGTTGTTGGTATTGCATAGAATATCACTATCAGTGTTGTCCTTAGAGTCTACAACTAGCATTTTCTGCAAGAAGAATTTAAAGTTTCTCTTAGTCTTTCAAGAGATAACCAGAAATGAATTGTTGGACATACATAACTAATAGGATGGATAAACT
The Solanum stenotomum isolate F172 chromosome 12, ASM1918654v1, whole genome shotgun sequence DNA segment above includes these coding regions:
- the LOC125848885 gene encoding uncharacterized protein LOC125848885 isoform X15; this encodes MEDDAEIPENKSIKEDNLLGEVYAISDKLKLEKDKRDQSLSEFEGTSEVENVKDLIKGNYGTTEGEKFYASPLVSKAVEENGSSVEVHVSVDTPNKSDEQMSGSSFHLGEKEEDKRVEIVSAGTQNPSEESETSCEMNNVEKNTSIPLTVRGDVSSAKYKTEGTDTGAIKSPGDTKDEKAVKDENDYNGDRNIFISPKSECQRGEDEKKETGDGEGARNVLVNSFVDVVEETRSDYAESDTSAKHGDNSIEKGNQDVADHPAVEEKTEELEVEEKHEKPIIEEKTKEPIVTEKHAEPAVEEKPEEPAVEVKTEEPVVQEKPEETEVQEKFEKTEVEEKPEELVVEETPKEPTQEKTSEELEFEEKPEKVTFLEKKIQVVDSNDKSENELPCNTNNDAANFAEFEEPAVEEKPEKLEKPDLPMVREKREEPMVEEKSEESFEEKTRKPEAGEKPEEPTAKETPEELAEEEMPEELALEEKPREPTVEETLEELDVEEKAEKKAIEEEKPETEALQENNSPIEKSKNKTDNAIQCNTNNAIADYESVEEKTEEPVVENKHEEPAIEERSEESVVMKKPEQPAVEEKSEKPVAREELEEPSIEETLEEPAVEDKPEKPVTEEAPEEPTQEETPNEQAFEEKPENPITEEAPEEPTQEETQNKLAFEEKPAVEEEKPKKVSLLEKKMLVVDSKDNTDSDILCNTNNDAAHYPKTEKITEEPAVEEKPENPIFEEKRDGSEIKEKPEEPMVEEKPEEPAAEEKPKERTAKETHEELAGEETHEELAFEEKPEEPMVEDIPEKPAVMEEEKPLTEGLLEKNLPIVDSKDRIDNAIPCNTTNNDIANYASVEEKPDEPAVGKTHEELAIEDKSEESVVSEKLEELVVEKKTEPTVEEKPEKPAVGEKHEEPAVEEEKPEKNMLIVDLNDKTGSEIPCNTGNDVAHFPDIEENPEESAVEEKTEESVIEQKPGVPAVKEKPEEPTFEEKSEVLVEEKPQEPASKERPEEAAAKETVEELTKEEAPEELALEETPEELVLEEKDEETAIEEKELVRKALQEKKLPIVNAEDNTDNAIPCNTNNDIANYALVEEKTEEPVVEEKSEESAIEEKSEESRVLEKPEEPEVEKIPKQPTIEEKPENPTVGGEKLEEPLVGETTKEPTIEEKPEKTVTEETPKELSFEEKHDEPTVEEEKLEKVTLLEKDMLIVDSNTKTGSEIPCNTNNDVAHSPDIKENPEESAVEIKNEEPVIEEKPDVPAVEEKPEEPTFEEKSEVPAEEKPQEPATEEKPQEPAAIETPEELALEEKPEEPTVEDTSEELVVEEKVEKPAIEEEEPEMEALKEKNFPIVNSKNTIDNAIPCNTNNDIADYASVEEKTEEPIVEEISEESAIEEKSKESRVSGKPEEPAVEKIPEQPTVEEKPEKPTVGEKLEVPSVEETIKEPKIEEKPEKQVIEETPKELAFEEIHEEPAMEEEKPEKVTLLEKNMLIVDSNEKTGSEIPCNTNNDVAHSPDSEENPEESAVEEKTEEPLIEEKPGVPAIKEKPEEPTFEEKSEVPVEEKPELAITEKPEEPATIETPEELAGEETPEELALEEKPEEPTVEDTSEELVVEKKDEKPAIEEEEPETEALQEKDKTDNAIPCNTNNDIADYASVEEKTEEPVVEKKHEEQAIEEKSEETAVSEKPEEPVDEKKPEPPAIEEKPKETTMEEKLKEPLVEETIEEKAAKPITEEAPEEPKREETPNELLFEEKPALEEETSKKVALLEKNMIVVDSNDKTGSETPCNTNNDVAHPPQVEENLEESVVEEKPEEPTIEEKLDVPAVKEKPEEPVVEEEPQEPVAEETPEELEGEETPEELALEEKTEEPTVEKTPKELIVEEEKPETEALLEKNFPMEDPKDKIDNAIPCNTNNDIADYESVEEKPQELVVEKEHDETMIEEKSEVLAVMEKPEEPAVEKKLEELAVEEEREKPTVEEKFEEPSAEEKLEEPKVEEKPEKTVTEETPKESTREETPNELACEEKPEEPAVEEVKPEEPTSEEEKPEKVTLLDKNLLVADSKEKTDNKIPCNTSNDAAHFLEDEKNPEKPAAVEKPVIEEKLDIPAIMEKPEEPTIEEKSEEPVEEKPKEPTVEEKLEEPTTKETHEELAGEETPEELPLEEKPEEPMVEETSEEIAVEEKHDKPAIEEEKPEMETLLEKNMPIVDSKDKIDSEILGNSNNDVAYYPTVEDKAEVQVVKEKHEKQVIEEKREEPAVNEKTDEPAVTEKPEEPAVEKKTEEQVFEEKLEEPTVEEKSEEPVVEETPEDLADEKNLEKLVIEEKPEKVTLLEEDMSAIDSNGKTDTETPCNTNIDVADYPAVEEKTEEPMVEEKHEEPIVEDKPEEPVINEKLQKLAIEETLEEQARAETPEDLTVEEKPNKPAVEETPEELAIEQKSEKQAVETVTLLEKNMPDTDSSHSTDKINGEILCNDNSDVSDYSAVEEKHEEIVIEKKYEELALKEKPKEPVVSEKFEELMVEETPEKLVVEEKLDEPVAGEETVDKPAREETPDKQVAEEKHEEVVVEEKLEKAAAEKVTPLEKQNKHVVDSNDKTGNEISCNTDNDFAEIEEKPEDSAVEEKLKESTVEEKREELAIEEKPEEPKIEEKLEEPEKPSKPAVEGTPEQLVDEKPREISCNTIEVEETPEHSAVEEKPVEPTVEQKPAEPVVREKLEESKVEEKPKEPAVEEKSDEPVIEGTLEEPVAKETPEQPMIEEKPQEPEVQEKPKEPTVQEKLEEPTIDEKLEEPARIGEKPEKLAVEGKPEEPAVEVTPKPKIEEKPQESVIEEQSQEPEVKETPEEPVVKETREELAVEKKPEELATEEQVVDQKLEEPTVEVKPEEATVDEKHEEPSVEEKPEESAVENFEEPTVKEKPEEPPVEEEPEDPAVKEIHEELAGKEKLEEPIIEEKPKEPPIEEEPKKQNREETEAATERIDESETHNVEKEEALIEKQAERFVKETAQPCKEVETEIKELKDINAGDESNNNALQKEETTLEELLTSAKEEMAANNFEEGKVVSEIPNQENGQQANLTTEEANDAHGAENVTELSSEEMRVEDCINKVESSDFGFQNHNKYSPDADKLELQNREIDISYILDTPVEKETNGRNSEKISESTEELIHQTSEISEENKAAVDTDTNTLQSCADPHEQLKHQLAELCEEKQARGIADTNTLQRSADHEEPYSAPAQEIIDKSETEDISCADCLEEENSLRTNQEKLKEGENSEVKTDENFDKGDEFQSIMMLKGVEKDDYKQHIKHNTCAVMDTEEQNEDSPAGEQTSEKLEELEKIDIDDNKNINHQSTETNLPEEATESKSECVTMEIKTPIKEEEQEEDLRETTGEDSSNNNTTQVQKEEETTISEPERVSLEPFGSERKTAAGSGEMITCNETNKIHEVRVENAPVAQVGRVPEEKTRGEEEKVTKHFTSLKSVTVSEKEIAMDNMVSNESNTTKQIQEQAAYSLLTLEREETIPTSSTDANGTPKDSITPHMELGAEAKNIQYMQEKCKTSETEQHQENYENKKEVECDSKEVPEESISRETQAKAALSDLVHVSTKETSKIEEDFAEEREGNDREEEGIQKKREVSSSEDPVIVEISRDAAIKVPPKKHQNILSGVGSKVKHSIAKVKKAITGKSSQTKTSSPK